The genomic interval CATTTTATATGCCCCCAATCATTTTATACTTACTAAATAAAATAATAATTTATATTCTATTTAGTGAATTAAATAGCAAACCGAATAATTCAACATTTATAGAAATTAATGAGAATTAAGTTTAGCTTTAACTGAATTATATATCAATACTGATACCATTATCAATATTGATAATGGTACAAAGAGAGAATAATCTGTTAATAATATATTAAAACAGATTATTCTTTAAGAAAACGGTTTACTTATGAACTTAATTGAGGGTTTAATTAAAAGATAAAGAAGAATTTTTATCTACTATATTCCAAATTGTGTTACCTCTAGATAAGTAAATTGGAGTGCCATCTTCAGCTTTTAATGTGGTTTTACTATTAGAGTCTTCTTTTTCCCAATGAATTTTTTCCATTCTTCCATTAGAGAAAACATAGCCCTCTCCAGTACCTGTTAAATCAATATCTAAATGAGTATTATCAGATTGAAGTGACATATCAGTTATTTGAACCACTATATTTTTAAATTTAAGAGGCGAGTTGGTATTTTTATCTATAGCAAGCTCTCCATCCATATACTTTTCATAAAAGCCATCTACATATTTATAAGAGGTTTTGTAATAGTCACTTAGATTAAGTTTTATTTCAGATATATAGTTAGAAGAATTTAATAGAGAATTATCTTTAAAACTTAATGTATTGTTTTTAGAATACTCATATCCATTATCAGAAATGAACTTTCTTATATTTTTAGCTGAAGTATAAAGATTGTGAGGGGCTTTTCTTGTATTATCCCTCCAAAAAGCACTTCCGTTTTTAATTTCATTTATACTATTTAAGGATTTGTCACTAGATATTGTAGCTAGAGCTTCTGCACTTCCACCACAATGTGCAAAAGGTAGGTCGTGTTCCTTAGAAATATCTAAAAAATAAGGACGTACACTTCTTATAGGCCCAATAACCTCAGGAGAATTTTCATAAAATGCAGCTAAGAATCTAGGAATTCCTGCCTCGGCCATGGTTTCATAAACTATATCTGCTTCTGAAAGTCCACTTTGAGGACGAGCTGCTCTAGAATTTTCAATTATACACATAAAAGGAATATTATCTATTGAATCTGATTCTAATATCTTTCCTGTGTATGGGCTAAGGGTTTCTAAAGATAACTCTTCCATATCAAAGTCATAGGGATTTTCTTCATTCATTGTTAAATCTATTGGCTTTAGTTCTTTTAAGGTATCTATTTTTTCTGATGTTTTTAAAGGCATAATTAAATTTCCAAATATGAATCCAACTAATAAACTTAATATTAATTGAAAAGCAATTAATGCTATTTTCTTCATTTAAACTCCTCCTATGAATTACTTTTCATATATTTATTATGTTACATTATATGGAATATTATTCATCTTATGGAGAAGATAAGAATAAGTTTTTGCCAATGTCAACTAAAGAAAAATTGAATATAGGCTAAGAAAAAGAAGGAAAGAGGGAGATAATAAGTCTTTTTTTTAGTATAAGGATTTTTTAAAATTAGCATAACTATTAATAGTAGAGTATAATGATTCGAGTACAAGATATAGTGGAGTGGAGGAATTGAAAATGCTACATGTTGTGAAAAGGGACGGTAGAGAATCTAGGTTTAATGCGGATAAAATAGCAAATGCAATAAAGAGAGCAGCCAATGAAGTTGGTATTGCAATAAGGGAAAGCCAAGTTTTAGATACTATACAAAAGGTAATTAATTATATTGAAATGTCAGGTAAGACAGATGTCACTGTTGAAGAAATTCAAGTTTTAGTAGAAAAGGCTTTAATGGATAATGGTTTTAACCAAGTAGCAACAGCATATAAGGCATATAGAACTGAAAGAACTAAAGTTAGAGAAATAAAATCAGACTTAATGAAAGCTATAAGTAAGATCGGAGTAGAGACTGATAGAGATAATGCTAATGTAGGAAATAACTTCTCATCAAAGCTTTTAAGAATAGCTTCAGAATCTAACAAATGGTATAACTTAGCTACAATGCCTAAAGAATTAGCAAAAGCTCATGAAAATGGAGATGTGTATTATCATGACTTAGATAGTTACAATTTAACTACTAACTGCTTACACATACCAACTGGTGAGTTATTACAAAGTGGATTTAACACTGGATACGGAACTATTAAGGCACCAAGAAGAATAGAGACAGCAGCGGAATTATCATGTATTTTATTACAATCAACTCAAAATGATATGTTTGGAGGACAATCACATCCAGACTTTGATAATGATATGAGTGTTTTTGTAGAACCTACAAGGCAAGAGATAAGAGAAGAATACATAGGATTAGGCTTAGAAGGAGCTAAGTTAGATGAACTAGTAGAGAAAAAATTAAGAGAAAGAGTGCATCAAGCAATGCAAGGAGTTGTTTATAATTTAAACACTATGCATTCAAGAGCAGGATCTCAAGTTCCTTTTAGTTCATTAAACTTAGGAATTCCATACAATGAAGATGCTGCTTTAGTTTGTGAAATATTCTTATTAGAATACGAAAAAGGATTAGGAAGAGGAGAACAACCAATATTCCCTAACATAATCTTTAGAGTAAAAGAAGGTGTAAATAGAGAAGTAGAGGATCCATATTTCTATTTATATGAATTAGCTTGCAGAGTAGCAGCTAAGAGAATGAATCCAACCTTCATGAATATCGATGCGGACTTTAATAAGGAATACTATGATAAGGGATATATGCCAGCAACTATGGGATGTAGAACTTATCTTATGAAAAATGTTAATGGTGAACCAGGATGTAAGGGAAGAGGAAATATAGCTCCTACAACTATAAACCTTCCTAGACTTGGAATATTAGCTAAAAAAGATATTAATAAATTCTTTGAGTTATTAGATGATAGATTAAGAATAGCTAAAGAATCTTTAATGCACAGATATGGAGTTCTTAAAAACTTAAAAGTTAAGGATTTACCTTTTGTTGCAGGTCAAGGATTAATGAAAGGTGCTGAAAACTTAGGTCCAGATGATTCAATAGAACCAATTTTAAAACAAGGTACTTGGGGAATTGGATTTATAGGAGTTGCAGAAACTTTAATAGCCTTAACTGGAAAGCATCATGGTGAAGATGAAGCTTCAAGAGAATTAGGAATAAAAATAGTTGAAAGAATAAGAGAATATTGTGATAGATTAACTGAGGAAACTAGATTAAACTGGAGCTGTTATGCTAC from Clostridium perfringens carries:
- a CDS encoding DUF3048 domain-containing protein → MKKIALIAFQLILSLLVGFIFGNLIMPLKTSEKIDTLKELKPIDLTMNEENPYDFDMEELSLETLSPYTGKILESDSIDNIPFMCIIENSRAARPQSGLSEADIVYETMAEAGIPRFLAAFYENSPEVIGPIRSVRPYFLDISKEHDLPFAHCGGSAEALATISSDKSLNSINEIKNGSAFWRDNTRKAPHNLYTSAKNIRKFISDNGYEYSKNNTLSFKDNSLLNSSNYISEIKLNLSDYYKTSYKYVDGFYEKYMDGELAIDKNTNSPLKFKNIVVQITDMSLQSDNTHLDIDLTGTGEGYVFSNGRMEKIHWEKEDSNSKTTLKAEDGTPIYLSRGNTIWNIVDKNSSLSFN
- a CDS encoding anaerobic ribonucleoside triphosphate reductase, with translation MLHVVKRDGRESRFNADKIANAIKRAANEVGIAIRESQVLDTIQKVINYIEMSGKTDVTVEEIQVLVEKALMDNGFNQVATAYKAYRTERTKVREIKSDLMKAISKIGVETDRDNANVGNNFSSKLLRIASESNKWYNLATMPKELAKAHENGDVYYHDLDSYNLTTNCLHIPTGELLQSGFNTGYGTIKAPRRIETAAELSCILLQSTQNDMFGGQSHPDFDNDMSVFVEPTRQEIREEYIGLGLEGAKLDELVEKKLRERVHQAMQGVVYNLNTMHSRAGSQVPFSSLNLGIPYNEDAALVCEIFLLEYEKGLGRGEQPIFPNIIFRVKEGVNREVEDPYFYLYELACRVAAKRMNPTFMNIDADFNKEYYDKGYMPATMGCRTYLMKNVNGEPGCKGRGNIAPTTINLPRLGILAKKDINKFFELLDDRLRIAKESLMHRYGVLKNLKVKDLPFVAGQGLMKGAENLGPDDSIEPILKQGTWGIGFIGVAETLIALTGKHHGEDEASRELGIKIVERIREYCDRLTEETRLNWSCYATPAEGLSGKFIKQDKKAFGIIKGVTDKDYYTNSYHVPVYCPISIKNKIDIEAPYHKLCNGGHISYIEVDDCPNAETIMKIVNYAYKETNISYMGINFHIRYCKNCGTYLHNNECKCTKCGCQDIQGISRVTGYLSLDERFGPGKYEEREDRRSHLEGNKKAYHCV